A stretch of Exiguobacterium sp. BMC-KP DNA encodes these proteins:
- a CDS encoding methionine ABC transporter ATP-binding protein gives MIEFKHITKRFVRDRTPIFALRDVDLTIQKGEIFGIIGESGAGKSTLLRLINGLEHPTQGTIKVDGVSLGGMSKADLRQLRLRTGMIFQHFQLIQSRNVADNIAFALKSAGVKRADFPERIRELVSLVGLEGFETNFPSQLSGGQKQRVGIARALANNPTVLLCDEATSALDPVTTLQILDLLKDLNERLGLTIVLITHEIDVVKQICHRVAVMSQGEVVEVASTYDLFSQAKHPVTQHYVDTALQIELPERILQATPGKIIRLQFTGEKTGESTLSEAIRRYDISVSILHGKVDYIQDVAFGVLIVSLTGSSDQIAPALDWLATELHALEVIQDVA, from the coding sequence ATGATTGAATTCAAACACATTACAAAACGGTTCGTCCGAGACCGGACCCCGATTTTTGCATTACGGGATGTCGATTTGACGATTCAAAAAGGAGAGATCTTCGGCATCATCGGTGAATCCGGTGCCGGTAAGAGTACGTTGCTTCGCCTGATCAACGGACTCGAGCATCCAACACAAGGAACGATCAAGGTCGACGGTGTCTCGCTCGGTGGGATGTCTAAAGCGGACTTGCGCCAACTACGACTGCGGACCGGAATGATCTTTCAACACTTCCAATTGATTCAATCACGTAACGTCGCGGATAACATCGCTTTTGCACTCAAGTCAGCTGGTGTGAAACGCGCCGATTTCCCAGAACGGATTCGTGAGCTCGTTTCGCTTGTCGGACTCGAAGGATTTGAAACGAATTTCCCGAGTCAGCTGAGCGGTGGGCAGAAACAGCGCGTCGGGATTGCCCGGGCACTCGCGAACAATCCGACCGTCCTGTTATGTGACGAAGCGACATCTGCCCTTGACCCGGTCACGACGCTGCAGATTTTGGATTTGTTGAAAGATTTGAATGAACGACTCGGTCTAACGATCGTTCTTATCACCCATGAGATCGATGTCGTCAAACAGATTTGCCACCGCGTCGCCGTCATGTCGCAAGGAGAAGTCGTCGAAGTCGCTTCGACCTATGACTTGTTCAGTCAAGCCAAACATCCGGTCACACAACATTACGTCGATACGGCACTACAGATTGAACTGCCGGAACGCATCTTGCAAGCGACACCCGGAAAAATCATCCGTTTACAGTTCACAGGTGAGAAAACTGGTGAGAGTACACTATCAGAAGCCATTCGGCGTTACGATATCTCGGTCAGTATCTTGCACGGGAAGGTCGACTACATTCAAGACGTCGCCTTTGGTGTCCTGATCGTCAGTTTGACGGGATCATCCGACCAAATCGCCCCTGCCCTTGACTGGCTCGCAACTGAACTTCATGCACTCGAGGTGATTCAGGATGTGGCTTGA
- a CDS encoding methionine ABC transporter permease: MWLERIQMMLPELLKALGETAWMVGISLTFALVVGIPLGIILFVTDRGLFFQNVAIRRVLDFVVNIVRSLPFIILLVALIPLTKLLLDNTIGPTAASVSLSVAAIPFLARLVETSLREIPPGLIEAAEACGAKPLRIIVSVLLPEALPGIIQGITLTTISLIGFSAMAGNVGGGGVGDLAIRFGYYRYDNVIMIVTIVVLIVIVQSIQALGNQLARKTDKR, from the coding sequence ATGTGGCTTGAACGTATTCAAATGATGTTACCCGAGCTCCTGAAAGCACTCGGTGAGACGGCATGGATGGTCGGAATTTCTCTTACATTCGCATTGGTTGTCGGGATTCCGCTCGGGATTATTTTGTTCGTCACCGATCGTGGTCTGTTCTTTCAAAACGTTGCTATCCGACGTGTCCTTGACTTCGTCGTCAACATCGTCCGGTCATTGCCGTTCATCATCTTGCTGGTTGCCCTTATTCCTTTAACGAAACTGTTACTCGATAATACGATTGGTCCGACGGCCGCGTCCGTCAGCCTCAGTGTCGCAGCAATTCCGTTTCTCGCACGACTCGTCGAAACGTCACTGCGTGAGATTCCACCTGGTTTGATCGAAGCCGCTGAAGCCTGTGGCGCAAAACCGTTACGGATCATCGTCAGCGTTCTCTTACCGGAAGCACTCCCAGGGATTATTCAAGGCATCACCCTGACAACGATCAGCCTGATCGGCTTCTCGGCGATGGCTGGCAATGTCGGTGGTGGAGGTGTCGGTGACCTCGCGATCCGATTCGGTTACTATCGCTACGATAATGTCATCATGATCGTCACGATCGTTGTCCTCATCGTCATCGTTCAAAGCATTCAAGCACTTGGCAATCAACTGGCGCGAAAAACAGATAAACGCTAA
- a CDS encoding MetQ/NlpA family ABC transporter substrate-binding protein yields the protein MKKRYAFLATALLGAGVLAGCGDSSADEKDKTIKIGATSGPYSDMVKQAIQPQLEKKGYKVEIVEFSDYIQPNIALGSGNIDANLFQHSIYLKTFSKEKNLDLKGLITVPTAPMGLYSKTVKTLEDVKTGAEVATPNDPTNQARALNLLAEQGWIELKPDTDPLTVSEKDIVKNPKKLVIKPLEAAQLPRAIESVDISAVPGNFALAAKFDLLDALALETMDEQYRNLVAVQTKDADAQVAKDLKAAVESDAFNTVIEKSFKGFSKPEWAN from the coding sequence ATGAAAAAACGATATGCCTTTTTAGCCACAGCCTTACTCGGTGCAGGAGTCCTCGCAGGATGCGGAGACAGCAGTGCGGACGAAAAAGACAAGACAATCAAGATTGGCGCGACGAGCGGTCCGTATAGCGACATGGTCAAACAAGCGATTCAGCCGCAACTCGAAAAGAAAGGCTACAAAGTCGAAATCGTCGAGTTCAGTGATTATATCCAACCGAACATCGCACTCGGTAGCGGTAATATCGACGCCAACTTGTTCCAACACTCGATCTATCTCAAGACATTTTCTAAAGAAAAGAACCTCGACTTAAAAGGCTTGATCACTGTTCCGACGGCACCGATGGGACTGTACAGTAAGACAGTGAAGACCCTCGAAGATGTCAAGACGGGCGCTGAAGTCGCAACGCCGAACGATCCGACGAACCAAGCACGTGCGTTGAACTTACTTGCGGAACAAGGCTGGATTGAACTAAAGCCGGACACTGATCCATTGACGGTTTCTGAAAAGGATATCGTCAAGAATCCGAAAAAACTCGTCATTAAACCACTCGAGGCAGCGCAACTACCACGCGCCATCGAGAGTGTCGATATCTCAGCTGTTCCGGGGAACTTCGCACTTGCTGCGAAATTCGACTTACTCGATGCGTTAGCGCTTGAGACGATGGACGAACAGTACCGTAACCTTGTTGCTGTCCAAACGAAAGATGCAGACGCACAAGTCGCAAAAGACTTGAAAGCCGCTGTTGAATCGGACGCTTTCAATACAGTCATCGAAAAATCATTCAAAGGCTTCAGTAAGCCTGAATGGGCGAACTAA
- a CDS encoding GNAT family N-acetyltransferase, which translates to MEIRQLSAEDAALYKVLRLEALRNHPEAFGSDYEAEKDRPVEQYATRLESEQASTFGAFHEGELVGVVTIVCLEPVKVRHRANLFAMYVTPRVRKQQIGRRLVQEALQILKEHPLIEQVHLSVVQTNEAAKALYQSLGFESYAIEPRALKIGDMYHDEELMWYRF; encoded by the coding sequence ATGGAAATACGTCAATTAAGTGCAGAAGATGCAGCTCTTTATAAAGTACTGCGGTTAGAAGCCTTACGAAACCATCCGGAGGCATTCGGTTCGGATTACGAAGCAGAAAAGGATCGACCGGTCGAACAGTACGCAACTCGTCTTGAAAGCGAACAGGCATCGACGTTCGGTGCCTTTCATGAAGGAGAACTCGTTGGTGTCGTCACCATCGTCTGCCTAGAGCCGGTCAAGGTGCGACATCGAGCGAATCTGTTTGCGATGTACGTCACGCCACGCGTCCGAAAACAGCAGATTGGACGACGACTCGTACAAGAAGCCCTACAGATATTAAAAGAGCATCCTTTAATCGAGCAAGTCCATCTTTCGGTCGTCCAGACGAATGAAGCTGCTAAAGCGTTGTATCAATCGCTCGGTTTTGAATCATACGCGATCGAACCACGGGCACTGAAAATCGGAGATATGTATCATGACGAAGAACTGATGTGGTATCGATTCTAA
- a CDS encoding CAP domain-containing protein, translated as MKKWLIIGVAAVAFFGYENIPMEQAEADYPKSGGKLIDRYSSEYPGYDWEVRRTSSEEFVSLTKDGKEYGKYRFKNGITTQGAILNKDTESSLKKKGWTAVKSYRKGNTNYMLNLDHAAVYEKKGNYVTYFFDQHDGNKVKATLSIPKDVEAKKKGFYGTASNTLRTTDEKLMLRLMNWERADYQLNPLAPYTALKPVTRGHSENMAKNNFFSHTDPQGRDPFDRMKREGITFSYAGENLSMGYPNVFASHWGLMNSKGHRDNILKKEYKQADVGVAFRSNAPYFTINFRRP; from the coding sequence ATGAAAAAATGGTTGATCATCGGAGTAGCAGCAGTAGCTTTTTTCGGTTACGAGAACATTCCAATGGAACAGGCAGAAGCCGATTATCCTAAAAGCGGTGGCAAGCTGATTGATCGATATAGCAGTGAATATCCAGGTTATGACTGGGAAGTCAGGCGGACGTCCAGCGAAGAATTCGTATCGTTGACGAAAGACGGGAAAGAATACGGGAAGTACCGGTTTAAAAACGGTATAACGACGCAAGGTGCGATCTTGAATAAAGATACGGAATCGTCTTTAAAGAAAAAGGGCTGGACCGCAGTGAAGTCCTATCGTAAAGGGAATACGAATTATATGTTGAATTTAGATCATGCAGCTGTTTATGAGAAGAAGGGCAATTACGTGACATACTTCTTTGATCAGCATGACGGCAATAAGGTCAAAGCGACGCTTTCGATTCCAAAAGACGTCGAAGCGAAGAAAAAAGGGTTCTACGGCACCGCTTCGAATACGTTACGAACGACAGATGAAAAACTGATGCTTCGTTTGATGAACTGGGAACGGGCTGACTATCAGCTGAATCCATTAGCTCCGTACACGGCATTAAAGCCAGTGACACGCGGACATAGCGAAAACATGGCGAAGAATAACTTCTTCTCGCATACGGATCCGCAAGGACGTGATCCGTTTGACCGGATGAAGCGTGAAGGTATTACGTTCAGCTATGCTGGTGAAAATTTATCAATGGGATATCCGAATGTTTTCGCATCACACTGGGGTTTAATGAATTCAAAAGGGCACCGGGATAACATTTTGAAAAAAGAGTATAAGCAAGCAGATGTCGGTGTGGCGTTTCGAAGTAATGCGCCATACTTTACGATCAATTTCCGGAGACCTTAA
- a CDS encoding FN3 associated domain-containing protein, translating to MKYGSTFGKWALAGVLTAGILPQAGLVGAEGEGVILSEYIEGTSNNKAIELYNGSGQIIDLADYTLVQYTNGGPTEAKITLSGKVDPGKTFVIANSSANADIKAKAQLTTGSLNFNGNDPIALKKGDVVLDIIGPIGSSTDFAKDTTLVRNSGITSGAKTYEPSQWTSFPVDTLTNLGSHQTEAGDILAAPTASPVGEVERGDQVTLSGEGTIHYTIDGSTPTVESPVYSSPITINDEVTIQAVAVKDGKTSAVSTFKYYIAPPITKISNIQGVAHTSPYADQLVRTTGVVTYVVDANNFYMQDPNPDNDSRTSEGILVYAKNHGAAVGQQVATTGYVKEWLLGGYSDKADTDLAVTEISTVNLVKGALNEGLPASIVLGDKGVLIPTQVVDNDSFAQFDPKEDAIDLYESLEGMRVALPNAIVTGPQANRTIPVRTQTADKVYTKRGTPILTKDNVNPERLFVEMGSSSYRAKAGDTFNGTIEGVMSYNYSAYKVLAKAADLPPLVAREADRQPTNIKTGESRLTVASYNVENFASTADAGKVDRVSEGIATFLKTPDIVGLTEMQDNDGATDSGTVDASKSFETLIAAIEAKTGVRYAYTDIAPEDKKDGGQPGGNIRVGFLYNPARVSLAPGEKGGATEAVAVENGKLTKNPGRIQPTDPNFASSRKPLVAEFLFNGDSYHVIVNHFNSKGGDGADFGKNQPVVRKSEVQRHAIANIVQGFVSELKTEVKGSNVVVLGDLNDFQFSETLDILKGKNLWNTVDDLPESERYSYVYNGNAQVLDHILISNNLKRYTSSDIVNINSEYMEADGSASDHDPAIISIQGAETVVPVKGIAENGKWRAVQKGKHIFLEWKLGRHWLKASGTTGEQQGELLALRVSQDRPYIQVKTKKGKTIWLELVNLCQLKETKKYQ from the coding sequence AGGCGAAGGCGTCATCTTGTCTGAGTACATAGAAGGAACAAGCAATAATAAGGCAATCGAGCTATACAATGGGTCGGGGCAAATCATTGACTTAGCAGACTATACTCTCGTTCAATATACGAACGGTGGACCAACGGAAGCGAAAATTACACTATCGGGGAAAGTCGATCCAGGTAAGACGTTCGTCATCGCGAACTCGAGTGCGAACGCGGATATCAAAGCAAAAGCACAATTGACGACGGGGTCATTGAACTTCAATGGAAATGATCCGATCGCATTGAAAAAGGGTGACGTCGTCCTTGATATCATCGGACCAATCGGTTCATCAACGGATTTCGCAAAAGATACGACACTCGTCCGTAACTCAGGCATCACGTCTGGTGCTAAGACGTACGAGCCGTCGCAGTGGACAAGCTTCCCTGTTGATACCTTGACGAATCTCGGCAGTCATCAGACAGAAGCGGGAGACATTCTTGCAGCACCAACGGCTTCTCCAGTCGGTGAAGTCGAACGTGGGGATCAAGTGACATTGTCAGGCGAAGGAACGATTCATTATACGATTGATGGCTCAACACCAACTGTCGAGAGTCCGGTTTACTCTTCACCGATCACGATTAATGACGAAGTGACGATCCAAGCAGTTGCCGTCAAGGATGGTAAAACGTCCGCTGTTTCGACGTTCAAGTATTATATCGCACCGCCGATCACGAAAATCAGTAACATTCAAGGTGTTGCGCATACGTCCCCTTATGCAGATCAACTCGTCCGGACGACAGGTGTCGTCACGTATGTCGTCGATGCAAACAACTTCTATATGCAAGATCCGAATCCAGATAACGACAGCCGGACATCGGAAGGGATTCTCGTCTATGCAAAAAATCATGGTGCTGCCGTTGGACAACAGGTCGCGACGACAGGATACGTCAAAGAGTGGTTACTTGGCGGTTACAGCGATAAAGCCGATACGGATCTTGCCGTCACTGAAATCAGCACAGTCAATCTCGTTAAGGGAGCGCTCAACGAAGGATTACCGGCGAGTATCGTCCTTGGTGATAAAGGCGTCTTGATTCCGACTCAAGTCGTCGACAATGATTCTTTCGCTCAGTTTGATCCAAAAGAAGATGCGATCGATTTGTATGAAAGCTTAGAAGGTATGCGTGTCGCATTACCAAACGCGATCGTCACAGGTCCACAGGCGAACCGAACGATTCCAGTACGAACGCAGACAGCAGATAAGGTCTACACGAAACGAGGAACACCGATTCTGACGAAAGACAACGTCAACCCAGAACGTCTTTTCGTTGAGATGGGAAGCTCGTCGTACCGTGCGAAAGCTGGTGATACATTCAACGGAACAATCGAAGGTGTCATGAGCTACAACTATTCAGCTTATAAAGTACTTGCAAAAGCGGCTGACCTTCCGCCACTCGTTGCGCGTGAAGCAGATCGTCAACCAACGAACATCAAAACGGGTGAATCACGTTTAACAGTCGCTTCGTACAACGTCGAGAACTTTGCATCAACAGCGGATGCTGGGAAAGTCGATCGTGTATCAGAAGGAATCGCAACATTCCTGAAAACACCAGACATCGTCGGTTTGACGGAGATGCAGGATAACGATGGTGCAACGGACAGCGGAACAGTCGATGCATCGAAATCATTCGAGACATTAATCGCAGCAATCGAAGCGAAAACAGGCGTTCGGTATGCCTATACGGACATCGCACCTGAAGATAAGAAGGATGGCGGACAGCCAGGCGGAAACATCCGTGTCGGATTCCTTTACAATCCAGCGCGGGTCTCACTCGCGCCAGGTGAAAAGGGTGGCGCGACGGAAGCCGTTGCGGTTGAAAACGGTAAGCTGACGAAAAACCCAGGTCGCATTCAGCCGACGGATCCGAACTTCGCAAGTTCGCGGAAACCCCTCGTCGCAGAATTCCTCTTTAACGGTGATTCGTACCATGTCATCGTCAACCACTTCAACTCAAAAGGTGGCGACGGAGCTGACTTCGGTAAAAACCAACCAGTTGTACGTAAGAGTGAAGTCCAGCGTCACGCAATCGCGAATATCGTCCAAGGATTTGTCTCTGAATTAAAGACAGAAGTCAAAGGCTCAAACGTCGTTGTCCTTGGCGATTTGAACGACTTCCAGTTCTCAGAAACGTTGGATATCCTAAAAGGAAAGAATCTGTGGAATACGGTCGATGATCTTCCGGAATCGGAGCGTTACTCTTATGTCTACAACGGAAATGCGCAAGTACTTGACCACATCTTGATCTCAAATAACTTAAAACGATACACGTCTTCTGATATCGTCAATATCAACTCGGAGTATATGGAAGCAGACGGTAGCGCGAGTGATCATGATCCGGCGATCATCTCGATTCAAGGTGCAGAAACGGTCGTACCAGTCAAAGGAATCGCAGAAAACGGAAAGTGGCGTGCTGTTCAAAAAGGAAAACATATTTTCCTCGAATGGAAACTTGGCCGTCATTGGTTAAAAGCGAGCGGAACGACTGGAGAACAACAAGGTGAGTTACTCGCACTACGTGTATCGCAAGATCGACCATACATTCAAGTGAAGACGAAAAAAGGTAAAACGATTTGGTTAGAGCTTGTTAATCTGTGCCAATTAAAAGAAACGAAAAAATATCAGTAA